A DNA window from Brassica napus cultivar Da-Ae chromosome A4, Da-Ae, whole genome shotgun sequence contains the following coding sequences:
- the LOC111215199 gene encoding mitogen-activated protein kinase 12-like: protein MSGESSSCSTDHCIKVVPTHGGRYIQYNVYGQLFEVSRKYVPPIRPIGRGACGIVCAAVNSVTGEKVAIKKIGNAFDNIIDAKRALREIKLLRHMDHENVIAIKDIVRPPQRDIFNDVYIVYELMDTDLQRVLRSNQTLSHDQCRFFVYQLLRGLKYVHSANILHRDLRPSNVLLNSKHELKIGDFGLARTTSDTDFMTEYVVTRWYRAPELLLNCSEYTAAIDIWSVGCILGEMMTGQPLFPGKDYVHQLRLITELVGSPDNSSLGFLRSDNARRYVRQLPRYPKQQFAARFRKMPPSAIDLLEKMLVFDPNQRISVDEALGHAYLSPHHDVNKEPVCPTPFSFDFEHPTCTEEHIKEVIYKESVKFNPDH, encoded by the exons ATGTCTGGAGAATCAAGCTCTTGTTCTACAGATCATTGCATCAAAGTTGTACCGACACACGGAGGCCGTTATATTCAGTACAACGTTTATGGACAGCTCTTTGAAGTTTCAAGAAAGTATGTTCCACCTATCCGTCCCATTGGTAGAGGCGCTTGTGGTATTGTCTG TGCTGCGGTGAACTCAGTGACTGGAGAGAAAGTGGCAATCAAGAAGATCGGTAATGCTTTTGATAATATTATTGATGCTAAGAGAGCTCTACGTGAGATCAAGCTTCTCAGGCATATGGATCATGAGAAC GTCATAGCCATCAAAGATATTGTAAGACCACCGCAACGAGATATCTTCAACGATGTCTACATTGTCTACGAGTTAATGGACACTGATCTTCAGCGAGTCCTCCGTTCTAACCAAACCTTAAGCCATGATCAGTGCCGC TTCTTTGTGTACCAGCTCTTGAGAGGGCTCAAGTACGTGCACTCGGCCAACATATTACACCGTGATCTAAGGCCGAGCAACGTGCTGCTTAACTCCAAACACGAGCTAAAGATTGGTGATTTTGGGCTTGCGAGAACAACTTCAGACACAGACTTTATGACTGAGTATGTGGTCACGCGTTGGTACAGAGCTCCTGAGTTGCTTCTTAACTGCTCTGAGTACACAGCAGCTATTGATATATGGTCTGTGGGGTGTATACTCGGTGAGATGATGACGGGACAGCCTTTGTTTCCTGGCAAAGACTATGTTCATCAGCTTAGGCTTATCACAGAG CTTGTAGGCTCTCCGGACAACTCCAGTCTTGGTTTCCTTCGCAGTGACAACGCGAGAAGATACGTGAGGCAACTTCCACGGTACCCGAAACAACAGTTTGCTGCTAGATTCCGGAAAATGCCTCCTTCTGCTATCGATTTACTAGAGAAAATGCTTGTCTTTGATCCTAACCAGCGCATCTCAG TGGATGAAGCTCTTGGCCATGCTTACCTATCACCGCACCATGATGTGAACAAAGAACCGGTGTGTCCGACTCCTTTTAGCTTCGACTTCGAGCATCCTACATGCACGGAAGAACACATAAAGGAGGTTATCTACAAGGAGTCCGTCAAATTCAATCCTGACCATTGA
- the LOC111199813 gene encoding protein BPS1, chloroplastic-like encodes MSRAQDPPRGFFPFGNPFRMLSPKGSALSPWALSLLNNFELLLAERLKKLMPKSKSDILTLSWMKLAMESLCETHTNINTLITDLQLPVSDWEEKWVDVYLDVSVKLLDLCNAFSSELTRLNQGDLYLKCVLHSLQSGSGEKKYLQARSSLDSWRQHVNANNARIENCRAVLDSLVKSLSLPKVKNSDKGKVLMRAFYGVKVQTVYICSVFTAAWSDSTSDLFDLPVSDKPLWAKVFTDVQSVVNGEIREMFSSGRSTILKELEAVDASVEKLYPMVQDGVDPVEVESLKELGTQAEKLSQGLDQLLEEVDSFFKMTLSGRDVLL; translated from the coding sequence ATGAGCAGAGCACAAGATCCACCGAGAGGTTTCTTCCCATTTGGGAACCCCTTTCGTATGCTATCCCCCAAGGGCTCAGCTTTATCACCGTGGGCACTCTCTCTTTTAAACAACTTCGAGTTACTTTTAGCTGAGAGGCTCAAGAAACTCATGCCCAAGTCCAAATCCGACATCCTCACTCTCTCCTGGATGAAGCTAGCTATGGAGTCGCTCTGCGAGACTCACACCAACATCAACACCCTCATCACCGACCTCCAGCTTCCTGTCTCCGACTGGGAAGAGAAATGGGTCGACGTCTACCTCGACGTGAGCGTCAAGCTGCTAGATCTCTGCAACGCGTTTAGCTCCGAGCTCACGCGTCTTAACCAAGGAGATCTCTACCTTAAGTGCGTGCTTCACAGCTTGCAGTCTGGTTCTGGTGAGAAGAAGTATCTCCAGGCTCGGTCTTCGCTTGATAGCTGGAGGCAGCATGTCAACGCAAACAACGCTAGAATCGAAAACTGCCGCGCTGTTCTAGACTCTCTTGTTAAGTCTCTGAGCTTGCCTAAAGTCAAGAACTCGGATAAAGGGAAGGTTCTCATGAGGGCCTTTTACGGTGTGAAGGTTCAAACGGTTTATATCTGCAGTGTATTTACCGCGGCCTGGTCTGACTCCACCAGCGATCTTTTCGACTTACCGGTGTCTGATAAGCCGTTGTGGGCTAAGGTCTTCACTGATGTGCAGAGTGTTGTGAACGGTGAGATCAGAGAGATGTTCTCTTCAGGTAGAAGTACGATTCTCAAAGAGCTGGAGGCAGTTGATGCTAGTGTGGAGAAGCTGTACCCGATGGTTCAAGATGGGGTTGATCCTGTGGAAGTTGAGTCTCTTAAGGAGTTGGGGACGCAGGCTGAGAAGTTGTCTCAGGGGTTAGATCAGTTACTAGAGGAAGTTGATAGTTtctttaaaatgactttaagtGGAAGAGATGTGTTGCTGTAA
- the LOC106382929 gene encoding sphingoid long-chain bases kinase 2, mitochondrial isoform X1 → MLRYSCCISNRSYEAKQPSFYREQRRVSSDRITLCSGGGGATAVVSSSRLRDLVFVVNPQGANGRTAKEWKKLLPYLRSRLGEDCNICESLTSGPSHAIDITREVSGSEKLYIALIGYIFSYHHVALYQAIRDGADAVIAVGGDGTLHEVVNGFFWEGKPVGNLNSETSHSAALGLIPLGTGSDFARTFGWKNDPCEAVDRIAKGIRSRVDVGVIDQEGRDSHYFINVADVHLSAKAGFYASKYKKFGSLCYVIGALQAFMGHDNRDMRIKVNGGEWEVYPQVTALCVGNAKYFGGGMKITPNASPGNGNLEVVVLQDFKWYDFILKLHKLYNGTHLSVNNVSSRSVQSIEVEEVSESGSIYVQSDGEHLGFLPRKFQVLPGAIDMIS, encoded by the exons ATGCTACGATACAGTTGCTGCATTTCAAATCGCTCTTACGAGGCGAAACAACCTTCGTTCTATAGGGAGCAGCGCCGTGTTTCCTCTGATCGCATCACCCTTtgcagtggtggtggtggtgccaCTGCCGTCGTCTCCTCCTCCCGCCTCCGTGATCTCGTTTTCGTCGTGAACCCTCAAG GAGCTAATGGTAGAACAGCTAAGGAATGGAAGAAGCTGCTTCCTTACCTTCGATCTCGTCTTGGTGAAGACTGTAAT ATATGTGAGTCCTTAACATCTGGTCCTTCTCATGCCATTGACATTACAAGAGAGGTAAGTGGCAGTGAAAAGCTATACATTGCTTTGATTGGTTATATATTCTCTTATCATCATGTTGCTCTCTATCAGGCTATTAGGGATGGTGCAGATGCTGTCATTGCTGTAGGAGGTGATGGAACTCTGCATGAG GTTGTTAATGGCTTCTTTTGGGAGGGGAAGCCTGTTGGTAATCTCAATAGCGAAACCAGCCACTCGGCTGCACTTGGT CTGATTCCGTTAGGTACTGGTTCGGATTTTGCTAGAACATTTGGTTG GAAGAATGATCCTTGCGAAGCGGTGGATCGCATTGCTAAAG GGATACGATCACGGGTTGATGTCGGTGTTATCGACCAGGAAGGAAGGGATTCGCATTACTTCATCAACGTTGCTGATGTTCATTT GAGTGCAAAGGCAGGCTTTTACGCTTCAAAGTACAAGAAATTTGGAAGCTTGTGCTACGTAATTGGTGCCCTCCAGGCTTTTATGGGACATGACAACCGAGATATGAGGATCAAG GTTAATGGAGGTGAATGGGAAGTATATCCACAAGTCACCGCTCTCTGCGTTGGAAACGCTAAATACTTTGGTGGTGGAATGAAAATCACCCCCAACGCTTCCCCTGGAAATGGAAATCTTGAG GTTGTGGTACTTCAGGACTTCAAGTGGTACGACTTCATACTGAAGCTTCATAAGCTATACAATGGGACGCATCTCTCAGTTAACAATGTGAGCTCAAGAAG TGTACAAAGTATAGAAGTTGAGGAGGTTTCAGAGAGTGGAAGCATCTATGTTCAGTCAGATGGAGAACATCTTGGATTCCTACCTAGAAAGTTTCAGGTTTTACCCGGTGCCATCGACATGATCAGCTGA
- the LOC106382929 gene encoding sphingoid long-chain bases kinase 2, mitochondrial isoform X2, giving the protein MLRYSCCISNRSYEAKQPSFYREQRRVSSDRITLCSGGGGATAVVSSSRLRDLVFVVNPQGANGRTAKEWKKLLPYLRSRLGEDCNICESLTSGPSHAIDITREAIRDGADAVIAVGGDGTLHEVVNGFFWEGKPVGNLNSETSHSAALGLIPLGTGSDFARTFGWKNDPCEAVDRIAKGIRSRVDVGVIDQEGRDSHYFINVADVHLSAKAGFYASKYKKFGSLCYVIGALQAFMGHDNRDMRIKVNGGEWEVYPQVTALCVGNAKYFGGGMKITPNASPGNGNLEVVVLQDFKWYDFILKLHKLYNGTHLSVNNVSSRSVQSIEVEEVSESGSIYVQSDGEHLGFLPRKFQVLPGAIDMIS; this is encoded by the exons ATGCTACGATACAGTTGCTGCATTTCAAATCGCTCTTACGAGGCGAAACAACCTTCGTTCTATAGGGAGCAGCGCCGTGTTTCCTCTGATCGCATCACCCTTtgcagtggtggtggtggtgccaCTGCCGTCGTCTCCTCCTCCCGCCTCCGTGATCTCGTTTTCGTCGTGAACCCTCAAG GAGCTAATGGTAGAACAGCTAAGGAATGGAAGAAGCTGCTTCCTTACCTTCGATCTCGTCTTGGTGAAGACTGTAAT ATATGTGAGTCCTTAACATCTGGTCCTTCTCATGCCATTGACATTACAAGAGAG GCTATTAGGGATGGTGCAGATGCTGTCATTGCTGTAGGAGGTGATGGAACTCTGCATGAG GTTGTTAATGGCTTCTTTTGGGAGGGGAAGCCTGTTGGTAATCTCAATAGCGAAACCAGCCACTCGGCTGCACTTGGT CTGATTCCGTTAGGTACTGGTTCGGATTTTGCTAGAACATTTGGTTG GAAGAATGATCCTTGCGAAGCGGTGGATCGCATTGCTAAAG GGATACGATCACGGGTTGATGTCGGTGTTATCGACCAGGAAGGAAGGGATTCGCATTACTTCATCAACGTTGCTGATGTTCATTT GAGTGCAAAGGCAGGCTTTTACGCTTCAAAGTACAAGAAATTTGGAAGCTTGTGCTACGTAATTGGTGCCCTCCAGGCTTTTATGGGACATGACAACCGAGATATGAGGATCAAG GTTAATGGAGGTGAATGGGAAGTATATCCACAAGTCACCGCTCTCTGCGTTGGAAACGCTAAATACTTTGGTGGTGGAATGAAAATCACCCCCAACGCTTCCCCTGGAAATGGAAATCTTGAG GTTGTGGTACTTCAGGACTTCAAGTGGTACGACTTCATACTGAAGCTTCATAAGCTATACAATGGGACGCATCTCTCAGTTAACAATGTGAGCTCAAGAAG TGTACAAAGTATAGAAGTTGAGGAGGTTTCAGAGAGTGGAAGCATCTATGTTCAGTCAGATGGAGAACATCTTGGATTCCTACCTAGAAAGTTTCAGGTTTTACCCGGTGCCATCGACATGATCAGCTGA
- the LOC106380200 gene encoding 39S ribosomal protein L46, mitochondrial-like, giving the protein MQRLRSQLLARPLLESRLRGYCTSSSSEKIVASVLFERLRVVIPKPDPTVYAFQEFKFNWQQQFRRRYPDEFLDIAKNRAKGEYQMDYVPAPRVTEADKNNDKKSLYRALDKKLYLLVFGKPFGATSDKPVWHFPEKVYDSEPTLRKCAESALKSVLGDLTHTYFVGNAPMAHMAIQPTEETPDLPSYKRFFFKCSVVAASKYNISNCEDFVWVTKDELLEFFPEQAEFFNKMIIS; this is encoded by the exons ATGCAGAGATTGAGATCTCAGCTACTGGCTAGGCCTCTCTTAGAGAGCAGGCTTCGAGGGTATTGCACGAGCTCCTCATCAGAAAAGATCGTAGCTTCGGTGCTTTTCGAGAGACTGCGAGTTGTGATACCAAAACCAGATCCTACTGTATACGCATTTCAGGAGTTCAA GTTCAATTGGCAACAGCAGTTTCGCCGTAGATACCCAGATGAGTTCTTGGACATTGCTAAGAACAG AGCCAAGGGAGAATATCAAATGGACTATGTGCCTGCTCCCAGAGTTACAGAGGCTGACAAGAATAACGACAAAAA GTCATTATATAGAGCTCTGGACAAGAAGTTGTATCTTCTTGTCTTCGGCAAGCCATTTGGAGCAACTAGCGACAAACCTGTCTGGCATTTCCCTGAAAAGGTCTACGATTCTGAGCCTACTCTTCGCAAG TGTGCGGAATCTGCTTTGAAGTCAGTGTTAGGAGACCTAACGCACACATACTTTGTTGGAAATGCTCCAATGGCTCACATGGCTATTCAACCTACTGAAGAAACACCTGATTTGCCATCTTACAAG AGGTTCTTCTTCAAATGCAGTGTAGTGGCAGCGTCTAAGTACAACATAAGTAACTGCGAGGATTTTGTGTGGGTAACCAAAGATGAACTTCTGGAATTCTTCCCTGAGCAAGCTGAGTTCTTCAACAAGATGATCATTAGCTAA
- the LOC106382928 gene encoding desiccation-related protein At2g46140 — MTETEQKEVEEKGSLISGLLDKAKGFFAEKLANIPTPEATVDDVDFKGVTRQGVDYHAKVSVKNPYPQAIPICQISYILKSDTRMIASGTIPDPGSLIANGSTVLDVPVKVPYSIAVSLMKDMCLDWDIDYQLDIGLTIDIPIVGDITIPVSTQGEMKLPSLRDFF, encoded by the exons ATGACAGAAACGGAGCAAAAGGAGGTAGAAGAAAAGGGATCGTTGATCTCAGGCTTGTTGGATAAAGCTAAAGGTTTCTTTGCCGAGAAGCTTGCTAATATTCCGACGCCGGAAGCCACCGTGGACGACGTAGACTTCAAAGGTGTGACTCGTCAAGGAGTTGATTATCACGCCAAGGTCTCCGTCAAGAATCCTTACCCTCAGGCCATCCCTATTTGCCAGATCTCTTACATCCTCAAGAGTGACACAAG GATGATAGCGTCTGGAACAATACCGGATCCGGGTTCGTTGATCGCGAACGGGTCGACGGTTCTTGACGTACCGGTCAAGGTGCCTTATAGCATAGCGGTGAGTTTGATGAAGGACATGTGTTTGGACTGGGACATTGACTATCAACTCGATATTGGACTGACCATCGATATTCCTATTGTTGGTGACATTACTATTCCTGTCTCTACTCAGGGTGAGATGAAGCTCCCTTCCCTTCGCGACTTCTTTTAA
- the LOC106380199 gene encoding RING-H2 finger protein ATL67-like, which yields MSTASYLFHPPPLPPSPPQESNHSHLTTLGFGYTIAIGLGFLVLISIVLLSSYICCRDSRRRTTAVETTEERGRSVNLPRVIFVSEEDNEDLEAGDVIVGLDQAVINSYPKFHFSKETSAASSDGFGGGGDTSCTICLCEYKEAEMLRMMPECKHYFHLCCLDAWLKLNGSCPVCRNSPLPTPTSTPLSTPLSEVVPLSLYAADRRRARR from the coding sequence ATGTCAACCGCCTCTTACCTCTTCCACCCTCCTCCTCTTCCGCCGTCGCCGCCACAAGAATCCAACCACTCTCACCTCACAACTCTAGGCTTTGGCTACACCATAGCCATAGGTCTCGGTTTCCTCGTCCTCATTTCCATCGTTCTTCTATCCTCCTACATCTGTTGCCGTGACTCTCGCCGCCGCACAACCGCTGTTGAAACCACCGAGGAACGTGGCAGAAGCGTAAATCTCCCTCGCGTAATCTTTGTCTCCGAAGAAGACAACGAAGATCTTGAAGCGGGTGACGTCATCGTGGGACTAGACCAAGCCGTTATAAACTCGTACCCTAAGTTCCACTTCTCCAAAGAAACCTCCGCCGCGTCTTCCGATGGGTTTGGCGGCGGAGGAGATACGTCGTGTACGATCTGTTTGTGTGAGTATAAAGAAGCAGAGATGTTGAGGATGATGCCCGAGTGTAAACACTACTTCCATTTATGTTGTCTTGACGCGTGGCTTAAACTCAACGGTTCTTGTCCTGTTTGTCGGAACTCGCCGCTTCCAACGCCTACGTCTACACCACTTTCAACACCTTTGTCGGAAGTTGTCCCGCTCTCGCTGTATGCCGCTGATCGGAGGAGAGCAAGAAGATGA